TACCAGTAAGAGATGACTTGGGGctacacatatatataccagAGGAAGACCAAGCTGGTGCAGCAACAAATATACCACAAGGAAAATCTTCTAAAGGTAAAGAGTTGAAGAATTTCTTATATGtcaatacaataataatataatattgctattatattatatttagcaGTAATAACAAATATGAGTATTTATAACCAATACTCTATATAAATATAAAGATTTTAGCGACTCTGAATGCAATAAAATTAATTCAATTACAGCTAAAAGGAAAATATATTATCACTAAATGTCTCTTTTGTTATAGTGTGtgtctataaaaaaaattcacgcTTTTTTTCTTATCTCATTATTAGTATAGAGACACTATTGTGTTGTTTTGTGTTGAAATGATCGATCTCAtcgaaaatatattatttctctTGTTCCTAGTTAGCCCACGATCTTTTGAACTATCatctaaaattttgaattgttaaagATAActcgtttttatttatttaattgcgTCTTCAACATAACATTTTCTTGAaatacttttaatataatatatatgtgtgttcaaTTTTGTCAGAACCACCAAGAAATGATGCACTAGGGCAAGGACTTATAGTAATAATAGGAAATAATACACAAAATCAAGAAGAAGAGAATACTATTGCTCAACAACAAGGCCAAGGACTTAATGAATCTATTGGAAATTcacaagaacaaaaacaaaaacaagaagaagaaaataatgatgatgattatTTTCAACCTCTACCAAAGGGGTTTGTACCTGAAGAAAGAGCAAAAATTTCAAGACCTCCAGGCCAAAGATCAGCTCCTAAACCTAAGACTggttgaaattaattaattaatacaagGCTTGGGAAATTCCAATGTTGTGATATTATTTCAAGAAACCTagctattttaatttctttgttcTTTTGTTTGTATTGCTCATCTTTAATATTGTACTggctaatttatttttaaaaaaatgtcattttaatCTTGGTCGGTCATACCTTCTTAGAAGTTCGTTATTTCGCCTTTCACTACTAAAAACAGATCGAAAATCAATGATCAAACCTGATAGATGACCtcgattttttaaaattagaatcGACCCAGAACGGACTTAACAGTGTCGGATTAATGTGGATTGAATTTAGTGATCAACCGATAGACTTTGTTAGTTCTAATCAAGGGATATTCGATGGTCTAATTAAATTCAGTTTGCCCaacttttatttaaaagacGTTGACTtacattaaaattttaaaaaattgagtttttatataaatttatgagtttagttttacattttaaaaataatcgaAACTACAATTtgataattgaaattgaagttgaaattttgtgCAAATTTCATAAACACACTTATTTCGAATCAAAACTTGAAACTGGGGTCTCAAACCAATAGCCAAACACTTAGTGTGTTTTATggaggaaaacattttccataaAAAATTTCCTAAGTTCCTAATGTTTGGTTgatcaaaattttgattttttttttttaggaatCACAAGTTCCTTAAATATGAGAAAAATGATTTTCCTAGAAGAAGTAGGGAAAACAAGTTTTATAAGTGATTTTTGCATTGATCATTTACTCTCCACCCTCCAACATACATCTAtcatagaaaataattttccaTGACCAGTTactatataaaagaaattaGGAAATGATCTTACGTACAAAAATctcatgtattttatttaattatcgaTCTCATGTGATAAAGgtcatataataaaaaataaaaaagaatatttgaGTCTATCTCAAACATTTAAAGATAAATTAGGAGCACTACACTATTAAAAACAAAAGTTTTTCTCCTTACGAATCAATGAGAATTTTGTGTTATAATAAACGTGATTTTGCTATCCCATTATCATAGAATCAACTCACTGAAAAAACGTGTGATAGAAAACATATTCTCCTTGAAATACTGagaaactttttaatttttttcatgtgaAAACACTTTTTTCCTTTCTCATTGATTCACTCAAAATATGTGGgaaatatttcttctttctccAAAAGAAGCAAATATGAATTGGGACTGTTATAAAGACAACAAAAAATAAACATTCAATTtgatcaaaaaggaaaaatgaaacTAGTAAAAGGCAAAAACAAAATATAGAGCTGTTAGGTAGTGACTAGTATTATTTGAGTGGATGAGAAGGTTTTTTAAGAAGAAGACACTAGAAGTCACATGCATGCACCACTACAATAAAGACATCAAATGACAGCTTATTTCCTCTTATTTTTGCCTAACACTTATTTGGCAAATGATTTTGACATCATCTTTTTATAATTCTGGGAGAATCTTAAATAAGATTGAGAAGtacttataataattaattataacaaaTTCATATTAGAAAATGGCATAAGAAAGGGGATGATAACTTTTCTAACTACCACACTATGGTCATATTTTTTGTCCATTAATTTGATGTTTTTTGTCGTTGGTTTCCACTTTCCCACTTGAGATATTGGGGTCTGATTAGTATTCACTTCTGTCTCAATAGCCCCCATTTCCTCCACCCCAAACCCTTATCCCGATGGACATCAATTTTCTATAATATGTGTcgagattatatataaatatttttaaatttgtttaaTTATAAATCACACACAAAAGAATAAGTAAAAATCAacttatttcttaaaaatattttcctttcgTATCAAACGCATCCTATAATACCTTCTTGGCGTGTGTTTGTTCCCTCTTGTAAGATAGTTAGATTAGTCAAATTGTATCAATTGGAAATACTCAAGAATATATCTACGTTCACACATAAATATTATAcaattaaaaatatagaaattatctTCATTTCCAACTTGCACATAGGAAAGATAGAAGGAGTCAAAATGAACTAATGCACTTGTATCATTCTCCAACTATATTATATTTCAACTAGAAAGTATGCATTGAACTTTCAACATTTAATCTCTTATATAAAGCTCATTTGATCTAAGGGAGATAATATATAACTAAGGGGAAAAACAAAAGATGGCTAAGTTCATTGAAGATAAGAAGAACAAGAATGGAGATCTATTCATAAACCTTGTTTCTAATGGTAAGAGTTAAATATGCAGAATAtatctaaatattattttttataattttaaatatgagaGTTATCGaagaaataatgaaatattCTTTTTCAAAACGGACTATagctaaacataacataactagCTATTTTATCCATTGTTTCTTGTGGAAAATCTTCTAATGGTAAGAGTTGAAGACTATCTTGTACATGTCTAGAAAATTTTCACTCTTTTTTGTATCTCTTAATTTTCATTATAGAAACACTATTCTCTTGAAATTATCCATCTCATCGAATTTCTAAAAGTTTAAGCAGGTAGAAAAAGCCCATTagtttttataacttaaatATGTCATCACTgtctttttttgtatattgacTGATCTGGTTGATCAGTCAAGAGTTGTATTTTTTGGAGGTAAGGCCTAGCCCCCTCCCCCTATGTAAGTTTTTACTGGAATACAATGTGCACTATTAACATAtagtttaatcaaataaataaataaatatgtattctGATATCATATTAAAATGTGTGACCATTTCATCTTATTGCAGTATAATATATTTGgtagttatttgataatatttggttgCATATTTGTAAGGAAACTAATATTTGGTTGcatatttggtagcatattttTAAGGAAATAATTAGTTTTCCTTAATATTTGATAGTATATTCGGTAGGAAATAATTAGTTTCcttatttcaatattgtatcacatatatattttcCCTTGGAGGAAGGAATGAAGGCAAGTCAAGATtgtatagttcttttcatggtatcagagcctctacGATCTTGGTAGTGAATCAAAGAGCTTCCGCTATCGGCGGGCGACTATTACCCATATATGCCTCCCGTCTGGCCCATGGTTATGTTAACAAAAGTAGGATCAATGTTATATTTATGAATCTCATATGCAAGGGAAGAAAATTCAGTCAGTAGGGGCGTGCCATCAAGCCGACCCTATCCATATAATTTCTAGGGTTGTTTTGTGTCAACCCTATATCCTTCAGTGTTTGTGTAGCACCGTGTTATCTttccggtgactactttctcatatccaaTTTGCGTAGCACCGTGCCATCTTTTCAGTGACTATTTTCTTGTTTCAGTAGGGTCGTGCCATCAAGCTGACCCTATCcatataatttctattttctagtaaggtcatcctatcaaaaaaaaaaaaaaatcatcgtaaattttcatggttggtgagaacGTACCTCCTCCATCACCACCCAAAATTGAGTCTAATTCTCCCTATTTTCTCGGCCCTCAAGATCGATCCGGGGACTATATCACGCCTACTCGTTTCAAGGGCGACAATTTCGAAGAATGGACAGCTGACATACAACCAAAGGTCTCGACAAAATTCAGTTTGACTTCTTGCTTTTCAAGTTGGGCATTTTTGATTCCCatgctccaacttgaggggggtattgcagtataatatatttggtagttatttgattatatttggtagcatatttgtAAGGAAACTaatatttggtagcatattttttaaaaaataattagttttccTTAATATTTGATAGTATATTTGGTAGGAAATAATTAGTTTCcttatttcaatattgtatcacatatatatttttccttggAGGAATGAATGAAGGCAAGTCAAGATTGTATAGTTCTTTTCACATATGTCTTTAGTCTTTGAATTCTAATACAAGAAATTTCTTAATAGGTTTGGGAATCCTTGTGCTTGTAAGTAGGAATTACATGAGATCTATATAAAGGGGTTGTAATTGAGGATTTTTGTATAATTATCTAATTCATAGTGGAGAAGTACTCTCTCTGCTTTCACCCTACGATTGTAGGCTTAGTGAAACCTCGTtaaattcttatgttatttttttctgTAATATTTTCTAGTATAATTGTGTGTTAGCTAGTTAACTCACAAAATTTTTCACAACATCATCTAAAAGTTCAAATTATTAAACTTTACGCTTTTTAATTTACTTAATTACGTCATCAActaaatattttcttgataaaaTTTGGATGTGTGTTCAATTTTGTCAGAACCATCAAGAAATGACCAAGGACCAGCAAGAGATGTACCACTAGGAGATGACTTGGGGCTACACACATATATACCAGAGGAAGACCAAGCTGGTGCAGCAACAAATATACCACAAGGAAAATCTTCTAAAGGTAAGAGTTGAAGAATTTCTTATATGtcaatacaataataatataatattgttgttatattatatttagcagtaataataaatatgagtaTTTATAATCAATActctatataaatataaaaattttagCGACTCTGAATGCAATAAAATTAATTCAATTACAGCTAAAAGGAAAATATATTATCACTAAATGTCTCTTTTGTTATAGTGTGtgtctataaaaaaaattcacgcTTTTTTTCTTATCTCATTATTAGTATAGAGACACTATTGTGTTGTTTTGTGTTGAAATGATCGATCTCAtcgaaaatatattatttctctTGTTCCTAGTTAGCCCACGATCTTTTGAACTATCatctaaaattttgaattgttaaagATAActcgtttttatttatttaattgcgTCTTCAACATAACATTTTCTTGAaatacttttaatataatatatatgtgttcaATTTTGTCAGAACCACCAAGAAATGATGCACAAGGGCAAGGACTTGTAGTAATAATAGGAAATAATACACAAAATCAAGAAGAAGAGAATACTATTGCTCAACAACAAGGCCAAGGACTTAATGAATCTATTGGAAATTcacaagaacaaaaacaaaaacaacaagaagaaaataacGATGATGATTATTTTCAACCTCTACCAAAGGGGTTTGTACCTGAACAAAGATCAAAAAATTCAAGACCTCCAGGCCAAAGACCAGCTCCTAAACCTAAGACTggttgaaattaattaattaatacaaaGCTTGGGAAATTCCAATGTTGTGATATTATTTCAAGAAACCTagctattttaatttctttgttcTTTCGTTTGTATTGCTCATCTTTAATATTGTACTggctaatttatttttaaaagaatgtCATTTTAATCTTGATCGGTCATACCTTCTTAAAAGTTCGTTATTTCGCCTTTCACTACTAAAAACAGGTTGAAAATCAATGGTCAAAACCTTACAGATAACTTCgatattttttaattagaatCGACCCAGAACGGACTTAACAGTGTCGGATTAATGTGGATCGAATTTGGTGATCAACCGATAGACTTTGTTAGTTCTAATCGAGGGACATTCGATGGTTTAATTAAATTCAGTTTGcccaatttttatttaaaagacGTTGActtaaatgaaaataaaaaaaattgagtttttatataaatttatgagtcaagttttacattttaaaaatgaTCGAAACtacaatttgaaatttgaaattgaagttgaaattttgtgCAGATTTCATAAACAAACACTTATTTCGAATCAAAACTTGAAACTGGGGTCTCAAACCAATAGCCAAACACTTAGTGTGTGTTTTATggaggaaaacattttccataaAAAAATTTCCTACATTCCTAATGTTCGGTtgatcaaaattttgaaaaaatattttttctagaaaTCACAAGTTCCTTAAATATGAGGAAAATAGTTTTCCTAGAAGAAGTAGAGAAAACTATTTTCATAAGTGATTTTTGCATTGATCATGTCCTCTCCACCCTCCAACACACCTCATATTCACTTCTGTCCCAATAGCCTCCATCCCCTCCACCCCAAACCCCTATGCCGACCTACATCAACCTTCTATAATATGTATCacgattatatataaatatttttaaatttacttaattataaatCACGCATAAAAGAAGAAGTAAAAATCAacttatttcttaaaaatatttttcttcatatcAAACACATCTTATAATACCTTCTTGGCGTGTGTTTGTTCCCTCTTGTAAGATGGTTAGATTAGTCAAATTGTATCAACTGGAAATACTCAAGAATATATCTGCGTTCACACATAAATATTATAcaattaaaaatatagaaattatctTCATTTGCAACTTGCACATAGGAAAGATAGAAGGAACCAAATAGGCACCTTgtataaaaaaatgatttactAACAACTTGTAACGTTCTCaactaaattatattttaaataaaataaaaagtagtatgtataatattgaatcCTCCAACATTTATTCTCTTATAAATCCCATTTAATCCATGGGAGATAATAgctaaggaaaaaaaaacattttatttcatatcaaacCTACCCAATAATACCCTCTTAGACGCCAGGCAATCATGTTGACATCTTGTAAGATAATGGTTACTCTCTTGTTTTTTTCCGGTTGTCATGatcatatatattaaaaatatttattttaaagtaattgtcaatttaaataattaagaaaaaattaattgtttttttttaaaattttgctcttataaataattattctagaattaagaggcataaatataaatataaattaaataattaataaaaaatatattaatcaaataatatattaatttattctgTCAAATTttatcatgacaactaaaaaagGATGAAAGGGAGTAATTGAATagaataatataaattgaatagtCATAATTGTATCAAATTGATAGTCAAGAACGTCCACTGACAAAAAATTACCCTCATTTCACAACTTACACATAGGAAAGATAGGAATCATGTGAACACTAATTATATACTAGGGCCCCttatataaaataatgattTATGAATTAATGCACTTGTATCATTCTCCAACtatattatatttcaaataGAAAGTATGCATTGAACCTTTCAACATTTAATCTCTTATATAAAGCTTATTTGATCTAAGGGAGATAATATATAACTAAGGGGAAAAACAAAAGATGGCTAAGTTCATTGAAGATAAGAAGAACAAGAATGGAGATCTATTCATAAACCTTGTTTCTAATGGTAAGAGTTAAATATGTGGAATatatctaaatatatttttttataataagaaAGCTAAATTAAAGAGTTATCgaagaaataacaaaatattctttttcaaaACGGATTATAACTAAAAATAACACAACTAAATTGAAACGGAGAGATTATCATGTCTAGAAAAAAATTcactcttttttcttatttcaattttCATTATAGAGAAACTATTGTGTTGTTTTGTGTCATGAAATGATCAATCTCATCAAAAAATTTAAGGAGATAGAGATTATGCACacacttttttgaaaaaatcttaTACATAATGTATTTACTTAAATATGTTTTCAACAAGCTCTTCTCAtatttgctttgaaattatattaaaatatgttatttttgtCTTGATTTCTAATTATGTCATATTTTTCCAGAACCATCAAGTAATGACCAAGAGGCAGCAAGAGATGTACTAGAACAACCAGGAAATAATAGACAAaatcaagaagaagaaaatattattgctcAACAAGGCCAAAAAGTTGATGAATCTGAAGAAAATTCacaagaacaagaagaagaggaggagaatGATAATGATGAGGAAAGAGCAAATTTTTCAACACCTCCAGGTAAAAGATCAGCTCCTAAACCTAAGACTggttgaaattaattaattaattaattgtacAAGCCTTTGAGAATTCCAACATTGTGATAAATATTTCAAGAAACCAAGCTGTTTTCTTGGTTTTTTTGTTTGTTCTGCTCATTTTTAATATTGTAATGGTTAGTTCGTTTTAACAAGAatgtcataaaaaataatttaattttaaaattctttccTTCAACATCAGAAGGTTTAaaaatttctattattttcttaaatttttaatcttgGTTAGTCACACCTCTTCTTTGTTAGTTCGCCTTCCACTACTAAAAACAAGTCGAAAATTGAGGGTAAAAAACTCATAGACGACCtcaatttcttttattagaATCGATGGACTTATCAATGTTGTTTAATGTGGATCGTATTCAGTCAACCAACAAACTTCATAAGTTCTAATCAAGGGACGTCCGTCAATTCACTTAAATTCAGTTTGCTCAATTTTTATTAAAAGgtgtttaattaaaatttaaaagatcgagtttttatataaacttaggtcaagttttacatttttaaaaagaagtTGGAATTACAATTTGAAATCTGAAATTGAAGTTAGAAATTTTGTGCATCTTTCATAAATAAATgcttattttaaatcaaaaccTGAAATTTGGATCTCAATTCATATAGCCAAACACCTACTTAGGGTGTGTTCTATGGACAAGTTCTCTCGGttgacaaaattttaaaaaatatattttttttaggaaTCACAAGTTCCTTAAATatgaggaaaatattttttctaaaaagagTAAAGAAAACAAATTTCATAAG
This sequence is a window from Solanum dulcamara chromosome 10, daSolDulc1.2, whole genome shotgun sequence. Protein-coding genes within it:
- the LOC129870813 gene encoding uncharacterized protein LOC129870813; protein product: MSNFFQETKNKIQDLFIYIVSWGKSSNEPSRNDQGPARDVPVRDDLGLHIYIPEEDQAGAATNIPQGKSSKEPPRNDALGQGLIVIIGNNTQNQEEENTIAQQQGQGLNESIGNSQEQKQKQEEENNDDDYFQPLPKGFVPEERAKISRPPGQRSAPKPKTG
- the LOC129871038 gene encoding uncharacterized protein LOC129871038 isoform X2, with translation MAKFIEDKKNKNGDLFINLVSNEPSRNDQGPARDVPLGDDLGLHTYIPEEDQAGAATNIPQGKSSKEPPRNDAQGQGLVVIIGNNTQNQEEENTIAQQQGQGLNESIGNSQEQKQKQQEENNDDDYFQPLPKGFVPEQRSKNSRPPGQRPAPKPKTG
- the LOC129871038 gene encoding uncharacterized protein LOC129871038 isoform X1; its protein translation is MAKFIEDKKNKNGDLFINLVSNEPSRNDQGPARDVPLGDDLGLHTYIPEEDQAGAATNIPQGKSSKEPSSNDQEAARDVLEQPGNNRQNQEEENIIAQQGQKVDESEENSQEQEEEEENDNDEERANFSTPPDENAQGEENDDNGARANVSKPPGQRPAPKPQTGR